Proteins encoded together in one Impatiens glandulifera chromosome 1, dImpGla2.1, whole genome shotgun sequence window:
- the LOC124927809 gene encoding bifunctional epoxide hydrolase 2-like codes for MDEIKHNLVSVNGLKIHVAEIGSGPDVIMFLHGFPEIWYSWRHQMIAAAAAGYRAIAPDYRGYGLSDPTPQPDKASFMDFLSDLIALLDLLHIHKVFVVGKDFGAPLAYLLAFFQPNKVSAVITLGLPFLRSLDHHDALPEGFYVKRFQEPGRAEADFGRFDARTVVRTIYILFSKSDIPIAKEDQEIMDMVDPLHDPLPSWFSDKDLDVYGDLYGKSGFQTALQATYRWMQIKQSGKGMGDVKIESPSLLIMGEKDYVLKFLGMEDYIKNGEAKMIVPNLEVIFVPEGTHFIQEQFPHQVNQLILTFLEKQKSKS; via the exons ATGGATGAAATAAAGCATAATCTTGTAAGTGTAAATGGATTGAAGATCCATGTTGCGGAAATAGGATCGGGTCCGGACGTGATCATGTTCCTCCATGGTTTCCCTGAAATTTGGTATTCCTGGCGCCACCAGATgatcgccgccgccgccgcagGTTACAGAGCCATCGCGCCTGATTATAGAGGTTACGGTTTGTCAGATCCGACTCCCCAACCCGATAAAGCCTCTTTCATGGACTTTCTCAGTGACCTCATAGCTCTTCTCGATCTCCTCCATATTCATaag GTGTTTGTGGTTGGTAAAGATTTTGGTGCACCACTTGCATATTTACTAGCTTTTTTCCAACCTAACAAAGTTTCAGCAGTTATAACATTGGGCTTACCATTTCTGCGGTCACTCGATCATCATGATGCTCTTCCCGAGGGCTTTTACGTCAAAAGATTTCAG GAACCAGGTCGAGCCGAGGCTGATTTTGGTCGATTTGATGCAAGAACAGTGGTAAGAACAATATACATTCTTTTCTCAAAGAGTGATATACCAATAGCTAAAGAGGATCAAGAAATCATGGACATGGTAGATCCATTACATGATCCTCTACCCTCTTGGTTCAGTGACAAAGATCTTGATGTCTATGGAGATTTGTATGGGAAATCTGGCTTTCAAACCGCGTTACAAGCAACTTATAG gtGGATGCAAATTAAACAGTCTGGTAAAGGGATGGGAGATGTAAAGATAGAAAGTCCATCTTTGTTGATAATGGGGGAGAAAGATTATGTGTTGAAATTTCTGGGAATGGAGGATTACATAAAGAATGGAGAAGCAAAGATGATTGTCCCTAATTTAGAGGTGATTTTTGTACCTGAAGGGACTCATTTCATTCAAGAACAATTTCCTCATCAGGTCAACCAATTGATTCTCACCTTCCTAGAAAAACAAAAGTCTAAATCTTGA
- the LOC124922305 gene encoding protein RTF1 homolog, with the protein MADLEKLLLEAAGRTSGSSGRKRQCSSPPPASSRRRRDSDDGTDSKDDESDDNRGYVNRKPSGSQIPLKKRLDSSERDENQEVDDDDDRGGDSESGDDEIYGSDLYKDEDDRQKLGKMTELERETILSERADKIKDKKIREDMKSNQILKKTKNTPLSSSGGLRSSTRTTPTKTALIELKAKRQNKKQQDSLTKQDDSGKWRSNKIGASPSSSSEDDDDGRMNDNSDEDNNEKTSKIPSYEDIKEITIRRSKLEKWFMEPFFDELIAGCFVRVGIAKSRTGPIYRLCLVRNVDASDPDRQYKLENKLTHKYLNVVWGNENSAARWEMTMISNSRPTREEYEQWVREVERYGGRTPNKQDILEKKESIEKTNNFVYNADTVKQMLLEKKAATWRPLNVAAEKDRLRKEIEVANSKNKVGEVARMKSRLKELDECGKSQEKDSKAMRLSEMNKKNRFENFKNASELKPMKMSLKVGEDGYDPFSRRWTKSVNYYLPVDVPPSVVCEDEEEKVVLREDDGSGKLVDGAREGPVGEFMESSSAHNFDIVVSLDGIRKFGGVQEGLMARKQRIEATVGVKVPMDDGKKHPLTLSVSDYKRRRGLL; encoded by the exons ATGGCGGATCTTGAAAAATTGCTATTGGAAGCAGCCGGAAGAACAAGTGGTTCATCCGGGAGGAAACGTCAGTGTTCTTCTCCACCACCTGCATCATCGAGGAGGCGACGTGATTCTGATGATGGAACTGATTCAAAAGATGATGAATCTGATGATAATCGTGGATATGTAAACAGGAAGCCTTCTGGGTCTCAAATTCCGCTTAAAAAGAggttagattcttcagaaagaGATGAGAATCAAGAAgttgacgatgatgatgatcgCGGCGGCGACAGTGAGAGTGGGGATGATGAGATTTACGGAAGTGATCTttacaaagatgaagatgatagACAAAAACTTGGTAAGATGACAGAGCTTGAACGAGAAACAATATTATCTGAACGTGCAGATAAAATCAAAGATAAGAAAATACGTGAAGATATGAAATCGAACCAAATTCTTAAGAAAACGAAGAACACGCCTCTTTCCTCGTCGGGCGGTTTGCGATCTTCGACCAGAACAACACCTACTAAAACCGCATTGATTGAATTGAAAGCAAAGCGCCAAAATAAG AAGCAACAAGACTCACTTACAAAACAGGACGATTCAGGTAAGTGGAGATCAAACAAGATAGGGGCTAGTCCGAGCAGTTCGAGTGAAGACGACGACGATGGACGAATGAACGATAACAGCGACGAAGACAACAACGAGAAAACATCGAAAATTCCATCTTACGAGGATATAAAGGAGATAACTATCCGAAGATCAAAGCTAGAAAAATGGTTTATGGAGCCATTCTTCGACGAATTAATCGCAGGCTGTTTCGTTCGTGTGGGAATTGCAAAATCAAGAACCGGTCCAATCTATCGTCTCTGCTTAGTTCGAAACGTGGACGCCTCTGATCCCGACCGTCAATACAAGCTTGAAAACAAGTTGACACACAAGTATCTAAACGTAGTATGGGGAAACGAGAACTCAGCCGCTAGATGGGAGATGACAATGATTTCCAATTCACGTCCCACTAGAGAAGAATACGAGCAATGGGTAAGAGAGGTTGAACGTTACGGAGGCAGAACGCCAAACAAACAAGACATATTGGAGAAAAAAGAATCGATAGAAAAAACCAACAATTTTGTTTACAATGCCGACACGGTTAAGCAAATGTTGTTGGAGAAAAAGGCGGCAACTTGGAGACCTTTGAACGTAGCTGCGGAGAAGGATAGATTGAGGAAGGAAATCGAAGTGGCGAATAGTAAGAACAAGGTTGGTGAGGTAGCTAGGATGAAATCTAGACTTAAAGAACTCGACGAGTGTGGAAAGTCTCAAGAAAAGGATAGTAAGGCAATGAGATTATCGGAAATGAATAAGAAGAATAGGTTTGAGAATTTTAAGAATGCTTCGGAATTGAAACCGatgaaaatgagtttgaaagttGGTGAAGATGGGTATGATCCTTTTTCGAGAAGATGGACTAAGTCGGTTAACTATTATCTTCCGGTTGATGTTCCTCCTTCGGTGGTTTGTGAGGATGAGGAGGAAAAGGTGGTGTTGAGAGAAGATGATGGTTCGGGAAAGCTTGTTGATGGTGCTAGGGAAGGGCCGGTTGGTGAGTTTATGGAGTCGAGTAGTGCTCATAATTTTGATATTGTTGTGTCATTGGATGGAATTCGAAAGTTTGGTGGGGTGCAAGAAGGGCTTATGGCTAGGAAACAGAGGATTGAAGCTACGGTTGGGGTGAAGGTGCCAATGGATGATGGAAAGAAACATCCACTTACTTTGTCTGTTAGTGATTATAAACGAAGAAGGGGACTCCTTTGA